Proteins from a genomic interval of Luteibacter pinisoli:
- a CDS encoding type II toxin-antitoxin system PemK/MazF family toxin translates to MPISNKPKPGEILICHFPTDQSELVDGEMTKDRLVIVMNKPLQGRGKLVNVVPISMTAPEQVMPWHVRVPVECLPAAAQHRSGERWAKCDMISTVGWGRLNRYEAPMRSGRRVFQDGRTDMATYVAVKKALATVLNIDASLFRPASTEVIQTDDRATGAVASSDAPNTVSAD, encoded by the coding sequence ATGCCGATCAGCAACAAACCTAAGCCGGGTGAGATTCTCATCTGTCATTTCCCCACGGATCAAAGCGAACTCGTCGACGGCGAAATGACGAAAGATCGCCTCGTCATCGTCATGAACAAGCCGCTGCAGGGACGAGGCAAGCTCGTCAACGTAGTGCCGATAAGCATGACGGCGCCAGAGCAGGTCATGCCCTGGCATGTCCGTGTACCCGTCGAGTGCCTGCCGGCGGCGGCGCAACACCGCAGCGGTGAACGTTGGGCAAAGTGCGACATGATCTCAACCGTAGGCTGGGGACGCCTCAATCGCTACGAGGCGCCGATGAGGAGTGGCCGACGGGTCTTTCAGGACGGTCGCACAGACATGGCGACGTACGTTGCGGTGAAGAAGGCGCTTGCGACTGTTCTCAATATTGACGCAAGCCTCTTCCGCCCTGCTTCCACTGAAGTAATCCAGACAGATGACAGGGCAACTGGCGCCGTAGCGAGCAGCGATGCACCAAACACGGTCAGCGCTGACTAG
- a CDS encoding LysR family transcriptional regulator, whose translation MVIELRHLRYFIAVADELHFSRAAERLGISQPPLSQQIRDLEAQLGLRLLRRTNRRVELTDAGRVYLDAARDIIERVENAGDMARRAERGEIGELHVGFTQSTPLIARFPRAVRAFREAYPAVRLVLKEHNTLQQIERLLEGTQQVGLIRGTELPPPLVARKLVDDPLVAVLRADHPLAKGRRPRVRVEQLAAEPFVVFSRNAGTGVAAQVQLMCRNAGFAPRIAQEAGESATMVGLVAAGLGVAVLPESMRLLHVEGVTYVPIDSPDAASALHLVHRRSDTSPLVKAFMQLMLRA comes from the coding sequence ATGGTCATCGAGCTACGGCACCTGCGTTATTTCATCGCCGTCGCCGACGAGCTGCATTTCAGCCGTGCCGCCGAGCGGCTGGGGATCTCCCAGCCGCCGCTCAGCCAGCAGATCCGTGACCTCGAAGCGCAGCTCGGGCTGCGCTTGCTACGCCGGACCAACCGGCGCGTCGAACTGACCGATGCCGGCCGCGTTTACCTCGATGCCGCGCGCGACATCATCGAGCGCGTGGAAAACGCCGGCGACATGGCACGCCGCGCCGAACGCGGCGAGATCGGCGAACTGCATGTCGGCTTCACCCAGAGCACGCCGTTGATCGCGCGGTTCCCGCGGGCCGTGCGTGCGTTCCGCGAGGCCTACCCTGCCGTGCGCCTGGTGTTGAAGGAACACAACACCCTGCAGCAGATTGAGCGCCTTCTCGAAGGCACGCAGCAGGTGGGACTCATCCGCGGCACGGAGCTTCCGCCGCCCCTCGTGGCACGCAAGCTCGTCGACGATCCGCTGGTGGCGGTGTTGCGCGCGGATCATCCGCTGGCGAAGGGCCGCCGTCCGCGCGTGCGTGTCGAGCAACTCGCCGCCGAACCCTTCGTCGTCTTCAGCCGCAACGCGGGCACCGGCGTCGCCGCCCAGGTACAGCTCATGTGCCGCAACGCCGGCTTCGCCCCGCGCATCGCGCAGGAAGCCGGCGAATCCGCCACCATGGTCGGCCTCGTCGCCGCCGGCCTCGGCGTCGCCGTGCTGCCGGAATCCATGCGCCTGCTGCATGTCGAAGGCGTCACCTACGTCCCGATCGATTCGCCGGATGCGGCAAGCGCCTTGCACCTCGTGCACCGCCGCTCTGATACATCGCCGCTGGTGAAGGCCTTTATGCAGTTGATGCTGAGGGCTTGA
- the tesB gene encoding acyl-CoA thioesterase II, translating to MHDNHVGELVDLLELERLEDNLFRGQSRDIGTKFVFGGQVLGQALSAAQRTVPDDRVAHSLHAYFLRAGDIDAPIVYSVERTRDGGSFSARRVVAIQHGQPILNGSISFQVPETGYEHQMSMPEVPAPEDVEAMPALSLEQLSRLPEKTQRWLGKDGPFEFRHVWPRDELRPAKRPPYQHIWFRLTAPIEDTLALHQALLAYASDFHLIGTATLPHGISYLTRNMQMASLDHALWFHRPFRIDEWLLYSFDSPTSQGGRGLARGMIYSRDGQLVASTAQEGLIRVRPG from the coding sequence ATGCACGACAACCACGTCGGCGAGCTTGTCGACCTGCTCGAACTCGAACGCCTCGAAGACAACCTGTTCCGCGGGCAGAGCCGGGACATCGGCACCAAGTTCGTGTTCGGCGGCCAGGTACTGGGCCAGGCGCTCTCCGCCGCCCAGCGCACCGTGCCGGACGACCGCGTTGCCCATTCGCTGCACGCGTACTTCCTGCGCGCCGGCGACATCGACGCGCCCATCGTCTACAGCGTGGAGCGCACCCGTGACGGTGGGTCGTTCTCGGCCCGCCGTGTCGTCGCCATCCAGCACGGCCAGCCCATCCTCAACGGCTCCATCTCGTTCCAGGTGCCGGAGACCGGCTACGAACACCAGATGTCGATGCCTGAGGTGCCCGCACCGGAAGACGTCGAAGCCATGCCAGCCCTTTCGCTGGAACAGCTATCGCGCCTGCCGGAGAAAACCCAGCGCTGGCTCGGCAAGGATGGCCCGTTCGAGTTCCGCCACGTGTGGCCGCGCGATGAACTGCGCCCCGCCAAGCGCCCGCCGTACCAGCACATCTGGTTCCGCCTGACGGCGCCGATCGAAGACACCCTGGCGCTGCACCAGGCGCTGCTTGCCTACGCGTCCGACTTCCACCTGATCGGCACGGCCACGTTGCCGCATGGCATCTCCTACCTCACCCGCAACATGCAGATGGCCAGCCTGGACCACGCCCTGTGGTTCCACCGGCCGTTCCGCATCGACGAGTGGCTGCTGTACTCGTTCGACAGCCCCACCTCGCAGGGCGGCCGCGGCCTCGCCCGCGGCATGATCTATTCGCGTGACGGCCAGCTGGTGGCCAGCACCGCGCAGGAAGGCCTGATCCGGGTCCGGCCCGGCTAA
- a CDS encoding N-acetylmuramoyl-L-alanine amidase gives MIDILHAPLPYEDRLPERAGDTVDLVVIHCTELPDLALAREYGERVLYEDRGTGASGHYYIDRDGSILCYVDPNRVANHTRGYNPRSIGIELVNLGRYPDWFHSAKQEMTEPYPAAQITALRALLDHLVERFPSLRHIAGHEDLDTAMVPSSDDPENEVPRKRDPGPQFPWARAYDDGRLGRIKA, from the coding sequence ATGATCGACATCCTTCACGCCCCCCTGCCCTACGAAGATCGCCTGCCCGAGCGCGCCGGCGACACCGTCGACCTCGTGGTCATCCACTGCACCGAGCTGCCCGACCTGGCCCTGGCCCGGGAGTACGGCGAGCGCGTGCTCTACGAAGACCGCGGCACGGGCGCCAGCGGGCATTACTACATCGACCGCGACGGTTCGATCCTCTGCTACGTGGACCCGAACCGGGTGGCCAACCACACCCGTGGCTACAACCCGCGTTCCATCGGCATCGAGCTAGTGAACCTCGGCCGCTACCCGGACTGGTTCCACTCGGCCAAACAGGAAATGACCGAGCCCTACCCCGCGGCGCAGATCACCGCCCTGCGTGCGCTGCTCGACCACCTCGTGGAACGCTTCCCGTCCCTGCGCCACATCGCCGGCCACGAGGACCTGGACACCGCCATGGTCCCGTCCAGCGACGACCCGGAGAACGAAGTGCCCCGCAAGCGCGACCCGGGCCCGCAATTCCCCTGGGCGCGCGCGTACGACGACGGCCGGCTGGGCCGGATCAAGGCCTGA
- a CDS encoding alpha/beta hydrolase, whose translation MRGYIILSHGSDSGPDATKVSALAALAESLGWATLRPDYREDDLKGHAGSVDPRLARLAAAIAAAPVPPVLVGSSMGAFASGLASLDAEVAGLFLLALPAGIPGYPRPFAAARGVPTFLIHGYADDVCPVEGAFAFARSQGAPLLLVQDDHRLSDTLTDIEAAFRRFLETLA comes from the coding sequence ATGCGCGGCTACATCATTCTTTCCCACGGGTCCGATTCCGGTCCCGATGCCACCAAGGTGAGCGCCCTGGCGGCGCTGGCCGAGTCCCTCGGCTGGGCCACCCTCCGCCCCGATTACCGCGAAGATGACCTCAAGGGCCACGCCGGCTCGGTGGATCCGCGCCTGGCGCGGCTGGCCGCGGCGATCGCCGCCGCGCCGGTGCCGCCGGTGCTGGTGGGCTCGAGCATGGGTGCCTTCGCCTCGGGCCTGGCTTCCCTCGACGCCGAGGTGGCGGGGTTGTTCCTGCTCGCCCTGCCGGCCGGCATCCCCGGCTACCCGCGCCCGTTCGCCGCGGCGAGGGGCGTGCCCACCTTCCTTATCCACGGCTACGCCGACGACGTCTGCCCCGTGGAAGGCGCCTTCGCCTTTGCGCGCAGCCAGGGTGCTCCCCTGCTGCTGGTCCAGGACGACCATCGCCTTAGCGACACCCTGACCGATATCGAGGCGGCGTTCCGCCGCTTCCTGGAAACCCTGGCATGA
- the rlmKL gene encoding bifunctional 23S rRNA (guanine(2069)-N(7))-methyltransferase RlmK/23S rRNA (guanine(2445)-N(2))-methyltransferase RlmL: MNFFATCPKGLEYLLKDELVAIGAEDVKEALAGVSFSGGLDTAYRACLWSRMASRVLLPLAEFDAATPEDLYQGVQSITWSEHLAAHGTLAVDANTALSKLTHSQFIALKTKDAIVDQFREASGSRPDVETEEPDVQINVRVRRDRATLSIDLSGSPLHRRGWRERQGEAPLKENLAAAMLVRAQWPRIYAEGGALVDPMCGSGTLLIEGALMAAGAAPGLRRGYFGFLGWLKHDYALWKQLWEEAKASTDEGLRQLRPVFFGSDSDPNMVQTAKRNAQTAGVAGFVHLDRRDAVHVEPPPETPLGLVITNPPYGERLGDRAELPHLYRQFGQALKDRFPGWRAAVLAGDEELGRALRLSPDKRYALYNGALETPLLTFSLRAAGEAPREQKPLSDGAQMLKNRLEKNVRHLRKRLAREGITCWRAYDQDLPEYAAAIDVYEDWLHIQEYKAPQDIPVDVARNRLREVVRVASEVLEIPRDRIAVKTRERGKGGSKYGQMDQQGQFVEVHEAGLSFLINPTDYLDTGLFLDHRLVRAKIRELAAGKHFLNLFAYTGSASVYAAAGGARDTTSVDLSATYLDWASKNMALNGFTGSRHRLVQEDAVSFLEKRSMQYGVIYVDPPTFSNSKKADDFDVQRDHVKLLLQCADRLLPEGVIVFSNNFRRFQLDRAALEPHLSIEDWSAPSIPFDFARRHDIHGCWLLRKPFVNPWKT, encoded by the coding sequence ATGAACTTCTTCGCCACCTGCCCCAAGGGCCTCGAATACCTCCTCAAGGACGAACTGGTCGCCATCGGCGCCGAGGACGTGAAGGAGGCCCTGGCCGGCGTCTCGTTCTCCGGTGGCCTGGATACCGCCTACCGCGCCTGCCTATGGTCGCGCATGGCCAGCCGCGTGCTGCTGCCGCTGGCGGAGTTCGATGCCGCCACGCCGGAAGACCTCTACCAGGGCGTGCAGTCCATCACCTGGTCGGAGCACCTGGCCGCCCACGGCACCCTCGCCGTGGACGCCAACACGGCGCTCAGCAAGCTCACGCACAGCCAGTTCATCGCGCTGAAGACCAAGGACGCCATCGTCGACCAGTTCCGCGAGGCCAGCGGCTCCCGCCCGGACGTGGAAACCGAAGAGCCGGATGTGCAGATCAACGTCCGCGTGCGCCGCGACCGCGCCACGCTGTCCATCGACCTCTCGGGTTCGCCGTTGCATCGCCGCGGCTGGCGCGAGCGCCAGGGCGAGGCCCCGCTGAAGGAAAACCTCGCCGCCGCCATGCTCGTCCGCGCCCAGTGGCCGCGGATCTACGCCGAGGGCGGGGCACTGGTGGACCCGATGTGTGGCTCCGGCACGCTGCTGATCGAAGGCGCCCTGATGGCGGCTGGTGCGGCGCCGGGCCTGCGCCGGGGCTACTTCGGCTTCCTGGGCTGGCTCAAGCACGACTACGCGCTGTGGAAGCAGTTGTGGGAAGAAGCCAAGGCCAGCACCGACGAAGGCCTGCGCCAGCTGCGCCCGGTGTTCTTCGGCAGCGATTCGGATCCGAACATGGTCCAGACCGCCAAGCGCAACGCGCAGACGGCCGGCGTGGCGGGTTTCGTGCACCTCGACCGTCGTGACGCGGTCCACGTCGAGCCGCCGCCGGAGACCCCGCTTGGCCTGGTCATCACCAACCCGCCGTACGGCGAGCGCCTGGGTGACCGCGCCGAGCTGCCGCACCTGTACCGCCAGTTCGGCCAGGCCCTGAAGGATCGCTTCCCGGGCTGGCGCGCCGCCGTGCTGGCCGGCGACGAGGAGCTGGGCCGTGCCCTGAGGCTCTCGCCGGACAAGCGCTACGCGCTGTACAACGGCGCGCTGGAAACCCCGCTGCTCACCTTCAGCCTGCGCGCCGCGGGCGAAGCCCCGCGCGAGCAGAAGCCGTTGTCCGACGGCGCCCAGATGCTGAAGAACCGCCTGGAGAAGAACGTCCGCCACCTGCGCAAGCGGCTGGCCCGCGAAGGCATCACCTGCTGGCGTGCGTACGATCAGGATCTGCCCGAGTACGCGGCGGCCATCGACGTCTACGAAGACTGGCTGCACATCCAGGAGTACAAGGCGCCGCAGGACATCCCCGTGGACGTGGCGCGCAACCGCCTGCGCGAAGTGGTGCGGGTGGCGTCCGAGGTTCTTGAGATTCCCCGTGACCGCATCGCGGTGAAAACCCGTGAGCGCGGCAAGGGCGGTTCCAAGTACGGCCAGATGGACCAGCAGGGCCAGTTCGTCGAGGTGCACGAAGCCGGGCTGTCGTTCCTGATCAACCCCACGGACTACCTGGATACCGGCCTGTTCCTTGACCACCGCCTGGTCCGCGCCAAGATCCGGGAACTTGCCGCCGGCAAGCATTTCCTCAACCTGTTCGCTTACACCGGTTCGGCCAGCGTCTACGCGGCCGCCGGCGGCGCGCGTGACACCACCAGCGTGGATCTGTCCGCGACCTACCTGGACTGGGCCTCGAAGAACATGGCCCTGAACGGCTTCACGGGCAGCCGCCACCGCCTGGTCCAGGAGGACGCCGTGTCGTTCCTGGAGAAGCGCTCGATGCAGTACGGCGTCATCTACGTCGACCCGCCGACCTTCTCCAACTCGAAGAAGGCGGACGACTTCGACGTCCAGCGCGACCACGTGAAGCTGCTGCTGCAGTGCGCCGACCGTCTGCTGCCTGAAGGGGTGATTGTTTTCTCAAACAATTTCCGCCGCTTCCAGCTTGATCGGGCCGCCCTCGAACCCCATCTTTCCATTGAAGACTGGAGCGCACCGAGCATCCCGTTCGACTTCGCACGGCGCCACGATATCCACGGTTGCTGGCTGCTTCGGAAGCCGTTCGTGAATCCATGGAAAACGTGA
- a CDS encoding DUF6491 family protein — protein sequence MNARYLIAACLVLAPVAAIAAGDPPPARHELPVNECMRTDRISNYSVVDDRTVIVANGPDFFKVTTDVDCPRMGLGGGVRFKSSANIKAVQSFAICGSINEQIVRRDDPPCQIQSVEKIDKATYKQLEKKHGASGPGISGPAH from the coding sequence ATGAACGCCCGCTATCTGATTGCCGCCTGCCTGGTCCTCGCCCCCGTTGCGGCCATCGCCGCGGGCGACCCGCCGCCGGCCCGCCACGAGCTCCCGGTCAATGAGTGCATGCGCACGGACCGCATCAGCAACTACAGCGTGGTCGACGACCGTACGGTGATCGTCGCCAACGGCCCGGATTTCTTCAAGGTCACCACCGACGTGGACTGCCCGCGCATGGGCCTGGGCGGCGGCGTTCGCTTCAAGTCGTCCGCCAACATCAAGGCGGTCCAGTCGTTCGCCATATGCGGCAGCATCAACGAGCAGATCGTGCGCCGGGACGATCCGCCCTGCCAGATCCAGTCCGTGGAGAAGATCGACAAGGCGACCTACAAGCAGCTCGAGAAGAAGCACGGGGCCTCGGGCCCGGGGATCAGCGGCCCGGCGCACTGA
- the egtB gene encoding ergothioneine biosynthesis protein EgtB: protein MTASSLGLAPATRPNAALAERFLRIRYRTRELAARLQPEDTVIQSMPDASPTKWHLAHTTWFFEQFILGRDERYVSPNPEWHYLFNSYYQSVGPMHARPRRGMLTRPSLSDVLAYRARIDDAIAERIERGDDEALPMLVELGVQHEQQHQELLLTDIKHAFAQNPLEPTYAPDAPRALSVAAPALQFVSFDEGVVEIGYAGDGFHFDNEGPRHRTYRQAGSIANRPVTNAEYRAFVDDGGYRTPTLWLSDGWATVQAEGWQRPLYWDEACETEFTLQGRHAIDPHAPVCHVSYFEADAFARWAGARLPTEVEWETMAAALPVKGNLQDSGVFQPRAITFETELGQMYGDCWEWTMSPYVSYPGFRPLDGALGEYNGKFMNGQWILRGGSCATPADHVRSTYRNFFPPHARWQFSGLRLGNDR from the coding sequence ATGACCGCATCATCGCTCGGCCTCGCCCCTGCCACGCGCCCCAACGCGGCGCTTGCCGAACGCTTCCTTCGCATCCGTTACCGCACGCGCGAACTCGCCGCCCGGCTGCAGCCCGAAGACACCGTGATCCAGTCCATGCCGGATGCCAGTCCGACGAAGTGGCACCTGGCGCATACCACGTGGTTCTTCGAACAGTTCATCCTGGGTCGCGACGAGCGATACGTGTCGCCCAATCCTGAATGGCATTACCTCTTCAACAGCTACTACCAGTCCGTCGGGCCGATGCATGCACGGCCGCGTCGCGGCATGCTGACGCGCCCGTCGCTCAGTGACGTGCTCGCTTACCGTGCGCGCATCGACGACGCCATCGCGGAGCGCATCGAACGCGGCGATGACGAGGCACTGCCGATGCTCGTTGAGCTCGGCGTGCAGCACGAGCAGCAACACCAGGAACTGTTGCTCACCGATATCAAGCATGCGTTTGCGCAAAATCCGCTCGAACCCACGTATGCGCCGGATGCACCGCGCGCGTTGTCAGTTGCCGCTCCCGCGTTGCAGTTCGTGTCGTTTGACGAGGGTGTCGTTGAGATCGGTTACGCCGGCGACGGTTTTCATTTCGACAACGAAGGCCCGCGGCATCGCACGTATCGGCAGGCGGGTTCCATCGCCAATCGTCCTGTCACGAACGCGGAGTACCGTGCGTTTGTCGATGACGGCGGTTATCGCACGCCCACCCTGTGGCTCTCCGATGGCTGGGCCACGGTGCAGGCGGAAGGCTGGCAGCGTCCGCTGTACTGGGACGAGGCCTGCGAGACGGAGTTCACCCTGCAAGGCCGGCATGCCATCGACCCGCATGCGCCGGTGTGTCACGTGAGTTACTTCGAGGCGGACGCCTTTGCCCGCTGGGCCGGTGCCCGCCTGCCGACGGAGGTGGAATGGGAAACCATGGCCGCCGCGCTCCCCGTAAAGGGGAACCTTCAGGACAGCGGGGTGTTCCAACCTCGTGCCATCACCTTCGAGACGGAACTCGGGCAAATGTACGGCGACTGTTGGGAATGGACGATGAGCCCCTATGTCAGTTATCCCGGGTTTCGTCCGCTTGACGGCGCGCTGGGTGAGTACAACGGAAAATTCATGAATGGGCAGTGGATCCTTCGCGGAGGCTCGTGTGCGACGCCCGCCGATCATGTCCGTTCGACGTACCGGAATTTCTTCCCGCCCCACGCCCGTTGGCAGTTTTCGGGGCTACGACTTGGAAACGATCGATGA
- the egtD gene encoding L-histidine N(alpha)-methyltransferase, with amino-acid sequence MSAQPKDIRLDDRHPDVDDTLDTVRRGLAAKQKKLPSRLFYDERGSALFEAICEQPEYYLTRTEIAIMRDHAGDIADTLGHDVRLVEYGSGSGIKTRMLLEHLETPVAYVPVEISRTALMESVAELATRFPDVPMQPVCADFTQPLRLPVASRSPRRTVIYFPGSTIGNFETKEAIRILRQMRTEMSVGGGIIVGVDLKKDPAAIEAAYNDAAGVTREFTLNMLVRLNREIGTDFDVEAFRHRARYNALAGRIETALVSTKRQDVHVGHDVFAFREDEAMQVEYSCKYSLEDFAQMASKAGLAVEKVWMDADQKFSVQYLVRSAPAA; translated from the coding sequence ATGAGCGCTCAACCGAAAGATATCCGCCTGGACGACCGCCATCCGGATGTCGATGACACCCTGGACACCGTGCGCCGTGGGCTCGCCGCGAAACAGAAGAAGCTGCCGTCGCGGCTGTTCTACGACGAACGCGGCTCCGCCCTGTTCGAAGCGATTTGCGAACAACCCGAGTACTACCTCACCCGCACCGAGATCGCGATCATGCGCGACCATGCGGGTGATATCGCCGACACACTCGGCCATGACGTACGCCTGGTGGAGTACGGCAGTGGCAGCGGCATCAAGACGCGCATGCTGCTCGAGCACCTTGAGACGCCGGTGGCCTACGTGCCCGTGGAGATCTCACGCACGGCGCTGATGGAAAGCGTGGCGGAACTGGCGACGCGTTTCCCCGATGTGCCGATGCAGCCGGTGTGCGCCGACTTCACCCAGCCGCTGCGCCTGCCCGTGGCATCGCGCTCGCCGCGGCGCACGGTGATCTACTTCCCGGGATCCACCATCGGCAACTTCGAGACGAAGGAAGCGATCAGGATCCTGCGCCAGATGCGCACGGAGATGAGCGTCGGTGGCGGCATCATCGTCGGCGTGGACCTGAAGAAGGACCCGGCCGCCATCGAAGCGGCCTACAACGACGCCGCCGGCGTCACGCGCGAGTTCACCCTCAACATGCTGGTGCGGCTGAACCGCGAAATCGGTACCGATTTCGACGTGGAGGCGTTCCGCCACCGCGCCCGCTATAACGCGCTGGCCGGGCGCATTGAAACGGCGCTGGTCAGCACGAAGCGCCAGGACGTCCACGTCGGCCACGATGTCTTCGCTTTCCGCGAGGACGAGGCGATGCAGGTGGAATACAGCTGCAAGTACTCGCTGGAGGACTTCGCGCAGATGGCCAGCAAGGCCGGCCTCGCCGTGGAGAAGGTCTGGATGGACGCCGACCAGAAATTCAGCGTCCAGTATCTGGTCCGTTCCGCTCCCGCGGCCTGA